The window GGCCAGAATCGAGGCGGACTTCACAGCGAAGATCGCCTACGATAAAATCTAATTTTCCTTTGCAGGTGAAACTGCCTGCACACACCGAAAGCCGAGGCCAACACCCGTAAGTGTTGGTGCAACCCTATTGCGATAGGCAACCCGGACGTTTTGAACCTCAGTATGGTACCAGGCACCACCACGCACCACGCGGGAAGTCGTAACATTCGTAAAGTCAGATATAACTAAATTCGCGTTCTCTATTGTATTCACGCCCGCCAATGGGTTACGATGCGGGGAAGAAAAATAGAAATCGCCATAATACGCATCAAGGCACCACTCCAGCACGTTCCCTGTCAGGTCATATAAACCATATCCATTTGCTGGATACCTACCAACAACCGTGGTGTCTCCAACGTGGTTACCGTAGTTAGCCTGTCCATTTGAAATCGTGTTCCCCCATGGATACTGCAGACCGGACTTACCACCACGCGCCGCTTTTTCCCATTCCGCTTCGGTGGGTAAACGCTTACCTGTCCATTTTGCGTAAGCCATTGCCCCATACCAACTCACGTAAGTTACCGGATGGTCTCCTTTTCCCTTAGGATAGTTGTTTCTATTCCAGTGCTTTAAGTAGCTCCCATTGTGATATGGAGATGGTATTTGGTCTTTCCTCCATTGTGAATTCGCATCAACAAACGCTTTGTATTGTGCGTTCGTCACCTCGTGCTTGTCTATATAGAATGCGTCTATGTAGACAGTATGCACTGGTTTTTCGTCGGTGTTGTCGTTACTGCCCATCTGAAACTCGCCCGCGGGGATTAAGATCATATCCGAAGGCACTGAAGGGGTTATGGGTTTCGGGGATGGGGTGGGTGTTATCAGTGTGTCCTGCTTTGGTATAGCGAGTGTTGGTTTGCTTGGCGTGGTTGGTGGCGGGGGAACAGTCTCGTCTTGTTTGGTAATAGGGACAGGTTCCTGGGATGGAATGAATTTTTTCTCGGGTTCCATCGCGGTCTGTTTTATGGGAGCAGGCTCCGAGGGGGCTATAGGGGTTGTAGGTTCGGGATCCAGAGTTGGTATTGCTGTTGTCTCCTGCTTTGGGGCGACAGTCTGGAATTCGCTCGGCGTAGTTGACGGCAGCGGTGCAGGCTCCTCCTGTCCAGCTGTAGAGACAGGTTCCTCGGCTAGCATAGGACCCGCATCCGATTCCGTTGTGCTCTGTTCTGTGGAAACAGGATCGGGCTCCTCGCGTGTGATGGTTTCCGTTTCTAATCCGGATGCGCTTTGTGCAGCTGCAGGTGTCGTTTTGTCAATACTCGGAGGTATTAGGGCACTGACATATCTAATTGTGCCGATAACACATAATAAAAGGACGGGGGCCACGGCTACCCAGATCTTCATCCGTTTTTGATCGTAAATTTTCATGGTTCGGTAACCTTGAATTACCAGACCCATCACCAGTCCCCAGAACGCCCAACCGGCAACAAGCGGGATATTGAATCCAAGATCAAATAGGAAATCCAGCCCGTTAAAAATGGCTGTTCCAATGAATGCTAAAGCGACAAATGGGAAAGCCACCACAATAAAAATCAAGGACAAAATACCAACAGCAACTGACCCAATAAAATATACGATAGAGCCCAGCAAACCCAGCACAATAACAGCAACAATAACAAAGCGCCATAGACCCTGCAGCTCGGTACCACTGCCTGTATATCGTCCGTCCTGGTCATAGTAGTCGACATTGACCGTCTTAGGGGTAAGATTGCGGAGTATCTCAAAGCAGAATTTAGCAAACTTGGCATAGTAGTGTGCCAGCCACTTGATAGCTTTCCAAGCAGAATTACCTATGGGATTTAGCGTTTCTGCTAGCTTGCGGTGGTCTTGTGCCTGAAAGAAATTTTTAATGAGCAGAATTGGCAGCAAAAATCGTTGCCAACTAAACGATCTACTAACCACGAGGAGCCAATGCGCGTATATACCTATTCCAAAGATCAAGGAGCCCGCCCATGCCAGATATAGGGGAGATGGAATTACAATGAGACGGCTAAAGAGAGCGATCGCCGCCATTAAGACACCACTGATAAGCACCCAGCGGAGCAATGGCTGAAGCCCATGATTAATATAGATCGGAACCTCCAAACTCCGACCGTTGGTGTCAATGACAAGGAATGTCTGATGGGCTTGGTTGGATGTTAAGACGTTTTCATCGAGATGAATGCTGACCATGCCCTTGCCATGGATATTTGTATCAGAAAGCTGCAGTCCCGGTATATCGTTTTTCAGATGGACATCGCCGTGGAGAAAACCGCGCCCGACGTTCTTAATTTCGGAACGGATCGTTCTTGCGGTGCCCGTCTCGGCGGTTTTCGCGATCCTGTTAGTTTCGGAAGGGGACGTTTCGGTGCTGCCCATCTCCACGCCGTTGAAGTGTATTTCGGGATGGCTTATCGCTGGCACCGGGTTTCCGATTCGTGGGTTAAGTCCTTGAACAAAGGCTTCTAAACCGATGTCTTGTTGGTCAGTATAGCGATTTGTGAGTTCATTTGCGGTATCTGCAAGTTGCGGGTGCTTGATGTACTCAAGCCAAAACGCAAAAAACCCGTTATACAGCAGCGTTTTTGCCTGATCCCAATTCTTATCTATCAAGCGAGCGAGGTGTTGCGGCGTGTTCGC is drawn from Candidatus Poribacteria bacterium and contains these coding sequences:
- a CDS encoding SUMF1/EgtB/PvdO family nonheme iron enzyme, encoding MDYNYFEVLELSIDDIQGKDDTTIKNLVNAAHTKQYALTIGAYANVPRSDGLTQAQWQKVLNDAKETLLDPRKRRKHIAALTKEPEELEQSVLTFPGGEEARSIAALGALIEQHPTHATDALYDGTLEQNLRSADQNLFADAAQTIVGRFSDDRDTGLMTMLAVLHDEVRMEKGKGANTPQHLARLIDKNWDQAKTLLYNGFFAFWLEYIKHPQLADTANELTNRYTDQQDIGLEAFVQGLNPRIGNPVPAISHPEIHFNGVEMGSTETSPSETNRIAKTAETGTARTIRSEIKNVGRGFLHGDVHLKNDIPGLQLSDTNIHGKGMVSIHLDENVLTSNQAHQTFLVIDTNGRSLEVPIYINHGLQPLLRWVLISGVLMAAIALFSRLIVIPSPLYLAWAGSLIFGIGIYAHWLLVVSRSFSWQRFLLPILLIKNFFQAQDHRKLAETLNPIGNSAWKAIKWLAHYYAKFAKFCFEILRNLTPKTVNVDYYDQDGRYTGSGTELQGLWRFVIVAVIVLGLLGSIVYFIGSVAVGILSLIFIVVAFPFVALAFIGTAIFNGLDFLFDLGFNIPLVAGWAFWGLVMGLVIQGYRTMKIYDQKRMKIWVAVAPVLLLCVIGTIRYVSALIPPSIDKTTPAAAQSASGLETETITREEPDPVSTEQSTTESDAGPMLAEEPVSTAGQEEPAPLPSTTPSEFQTVAPKQETTAIPTLDPEPTTPIAPSEPAPIKQTAMEPEKKFIPSQEPVPITKQDETVPPPPTTPSKPTLAIPKQDTLITPTPSPKPITPSVPSDMILIPAGEFQMGSNDNTDEKPVHTVYIDAFYIDKHEVTNAQYKAFVDANSQWRKDQIPSPYHNGSYLKHWNRNNYPKGKGDHPVTYVSWYGAMAYAKWTGKRLPTEAEWEKAARGGKSGLQYPWGNTISNGQANYGNHVGDTTVVGRYPANGYGLYDLTGNVLEWCLDAYYGDFYFSSPHRNPLAGVNTIENANLVISDFTNVTTSRVVRGGAWYHTEVQNVRVAYRNRVAPTLTGVGLGFRCVQAVSPAKEN